From the Polaribacter huanghezhanensis genome, the window TTCTCAAGCTCAATTTCTTTTGCAACCGTAACTCCGTCTTTTGTAACTGTTGGAGCGCCAAATGCTTTAGAAATAATTACATTTCTTCCTTTTGGACCTAAGGTTACTTTTACTGCGTTTGCTAATGCATCAACTCCACGTTTTAAACCGTCACGTGCTTCAATATCAAATTTTATATCTTTTGCCATTTTTTTAAAATTGTTTATTAGTTTAATTGTTTATTCGTTTAAATGTTGTTACTGAATACTGCAACTGTAAACTGAACACTTATTATATAATTGCTAAAATATCGCTCTCTCTCATCATTAAATAATCAGAACCTTCTAACTTTAATTCGGTTCCTGCGTATTTTCCATATAAAACGGAATCTCCAACTTTTACAGTTAAAGGTTCGTCTTTAGTTCCGTTGCCAATTGCAACAACAGTTCCTTTTTGAGGTTTCTCTTTTGCGTTATCAGGAATAATAATACCTGAAGCTGTAGTTGTTTCTGCAGCAGCTGGTTCTACAAGAACTCTGTCTGCTAAAGGCTTAATGTTTAATCCCATTTTTATAAATTTTTGATTAATTAATAGTTTTTTTTATGTGATATAGAATAGTCAGAAATTATGCCAATCAATAAAAACTGCCAATTTTACTACTTCGTAGTTTTCTTAGTAAAATTGATAGATACAAAAAATGCCAACGTGTCATTTACGTTGGCATTTGTATAGTTTGTTTAAAAACTCTTATTTGTTAAGACTATCATTAGTTTTAACAGGAGTTGTATTTGTTTGTATTGGAGTTGTATTTACATTTTCTAATGTATTCTCTAACTGTGGATTGTTGTTGCTTGCTCTTGGAATTGCAAAATTTGCTAATAAAATTAAAGCAAACATAGAAATTGCCAATGTCCATGTAGATCTATCTAAAAAAGTGTTTGTGTTTTGTACACCACCCATAGATTGCGCTCCACCGCCACCAAATGAAGAAGATAATCCTCCACCTTTTGGGTTTTGTACCATAACGATTAATATTAATGTAATTGCAACAATTAATATCAAAATTAAAATGATTGTATACGTACTCATGATTTATTTTTTTGTAAAATTCTAATTCTTTTAATTTGGTCTGCAAAGAAACCACTTTTTTCTGGATATTTCAAACTTAATATTTCATAAGCTTTGATGGCATTTTCGTGCTTATTTTGCTCTAAATACACTTTTGCTAAGGTTTCAGTCATTAAGTAAGAGTCTTGTTTTTCTTCTAAAACAACTTCTTTTTTTTCTGCATCTTTAGAAACCTTTGAGATTTTTGGATTTTGTTTGATAAAATTATCAATAATCATATTTTTATCTATGGGTTCTTTTTGATCTAAATTTCGTTCAATCTTTTTTTGTGAAGCTAATTGCATCCATTCGTTAAAAGAGTGCGTTTCTGTTTTAGAAAAAGTCAGCGGTTTGCCAATTGATAATTCTTCTTTAGCTGCAATAACAGGTTTTTCTGAAACTATTTTCTCTGTAATTTGTTGATGTACTTCTTTAGATTCTAATTTTGGTGCTTCTGTAAATTTTGATGACGTGATAAAATCAAACAAAACAGCTCTGTCTGTTGTGTAAGCAGCTGTTGTTTTTAACTCAGCATTGTATTTAAAACTATCATTGTTTTTTAATCCTTTTAAATAAATGGCTCTTGCAGCTTGAAAAAATGGATATTCATCAACAATCGTTTTTACTACTTCTGTATTTTTAGTAGTAATTTTTTGTGGATTTTTTAAGATGTCGGTAAAGCTGTTTGTGTTCATAATACGTTTACCATTTTGCTACAGATGCGTTAAAAATATCTTGTGTTATTCTATCTATAATTTCTTTATAAGCCGTTTCTAAAGCGCTGCCAATTAATTGTGTATTTGCAGGATAATCATAATAAAAAGAAAAGGTTTTTTCGAAATTGTCCTTTTCTATAAACTTATTAAAATAACGAACATTTATTGTAATTGTTAGTCTGTTTTGCGCTGCTGTTTGTTGTGCAGTTGCACTCATTGGTGCAATTCTGTAGCCAGTAATTTCTCCTTCAAAACGGATGTCTCCATTTGAACTTACTAAACTTAAATTGGTTTGTCTTAAAAATAAATCCTGAAAATCTTGCGTAAATTTCTGACTTAAAGATGGTTCAACTAAAGGTGCATTATTTCTAAAAAAATCTATTTGCAATGTTTTTGCTTTACCAGTATCTCCTCCAGTAAAAGAATAAGCACCGCAAGCTGTTATTAGCGTTAAACTAACAAAAAAAGTGGCGATGTAAAATAGTTTTTTCATACGGATCTCAAATATAAACAAAAGTAAGTCTTACAAATCGTATTGTTTAATTTTTCTATATAATGTGCGTTCAGAAATGCCTAATTCTTTTGCGGCTAATTTCCGCTTGTTATTGTTTTTTTCTAATGATTTTTTAATCATTTCTACTTCTTTGTCTTGTAATGATAACGATTCGTCTTCTTCGATGGTTTCAATAAAATCGTATCGACCATCATTGTCAGTTGAAGTTGATTTTGAAATTTGAACCACTTCAACATTGCTAGTTCCATGTTGTTCTTTGTAAATTTTTTCTAACAATTTGTGATTTTCTTCTTGCAAATCATCAATGTCATCATTCTTTAAAATATCTAATGTCAATCTTTTTAAATCGTTGATGTCATTACGCATATCAAACAAAATTTTATACATAATATCTCGTTCGTTAGCAAAATCAGAATTTGAGCTACCAGAATTGCCAATCACTGCTGGTAAATTTCCTTGATTGTTTGGTAAATACTGAATCA encodes:
- the secG gene encoding preprotein translocase subunit SecG → MSTYTIILILILIVAITLILIVMVQNPKGGGLSSSFGGGGAQSMGGVQNTNTFLDRSTWTLAISMFALILLANFAIPRASNNNPQLENTLENVNTTPIQTNTTPVKTNDSLNK
- a CDS encoding co-chaperone GroES; protein product: MGLNIKPLADRVLVEPAAAETTTASGIIIPDNAKEKPQKGTVVAIGNGTKDEPLTVKVGDSVLYGKYAGTELKLEGSDYLMMRESDILAII
- a CDS encoding LptE family protein, whose translation is MKKLFYIATFFVSLTLITACGAYSFTGGDTGKAKTLQIDFFRNNAPLVEPSLSQKFTQDFQDLFLRQTNLSLVSSNGDIRFEGEITGYRIAPMSATAQQTAAQNRLTITINVRYFNKFIEKDNFEKTFSFYYDYPANTQLIGSALETAYKEIIDRITQDIFNASVAKW